A part of Drosophila bipectinata strain 14024-0381.07 chromosome 3L, DbipHiC1v2, whole genome shotgun sequence genomic DNA contains:
- the LOC108129156 gene encoding E3 ubiquitin-protein ligase SHPRH, with the protein MEHGVVLCEIAEEISPEGPEEPSEFAFGKRRWRVREFLTEKAEAIGICIQECLEARTRKLSFKAIKQESGIWKLVLFHDQRIARARPAELQMADILLPLIFRDYTPSLEFEVAEQERLHQRPLKTYVTTKLYDALYDRHLKATNVSQDQKLLLPNRFKSKLRKYQERTVIWMLQREQKPAEITANYTPLYSVDGISRVFKHNYCLQFYAHEDALPKILLPPGGILADEMGLGKTVEFLAMLLMNPRPPESCNNTYWHAKIEEIESEVPLKLMRKGNGGEAFCVCTSKKGARVQCSKCRLWQHKHCMNSSDDIPHLCPNCWADVVESSGRLVETGATFIVSPNAIKMQWFREMKKHISPNLKVLVYRGLHTGAGNWYSPLHLAEYDVVLTDYVTLRNEIYHTADFVSDRQLRHQRLYMRSNSPLLMVNWWRVCLDEAQMVESNTSAAAEMVRKLPAINRWAVTGTIDDLPPLLEFVGRTEATQPPDAWKTVHKAFQLNHQTEPLLDLLQHSLWRTCKSKVEHELGIPPQMELVHRLELSNVEALYYREEHFKCHEQFLAAVAKHTRHNPDNSSCLASISPQLLRVILKPFLRIRQTCSVPVVHNSTVSSTDYLNPQDLLERLKSNNETECKSELRSWASSYNGLAAIHFIREDFPQAIKHYKLLLKLAADYNKDSISVDSVLQIHAIYNLLQASDAAAPCERVSEAEKQTYESQMKLLEWKYLQDNVAVLQAALGSYESKLNELCELGNKFKDNVVRLLATVVNHKPALHNSIWNKVRDDFARKNISMKKLLNVDSMSGMVYVVDLWFQKVQNLNDHVIKEIEFLKEIMESACGAIKMGAPLSQEMHNFIATVTDCHLADILDDKPNDNPEKPKKPRHCRLCKIRDCLNQFECLVFAKELDDDAEATEGLEVPSMEISLITSIFNFLRSKPAFAEWQTELQHQLDFLTCLQSVVKLQIKYWIEVEYMVKAFDELEMCKMRILLTDDPDEQSNYRILACQLDEQLQFNQVNLQESQLNFTRLFGRLKYLKHLKEDATDKPCPICQTHDDLRYVMMVCGHFVCQLCLENMKKSTLHGISKCPICRQDSPQLYYSVRREAGVSIAGDFSTKISSIVEQLLKIRSADPHEKILIFSQWQAILFQISKALALNKIEFRSKCVEQDFADFKNPNLNVTCLLMPLSKGSKGLNLIEATHVFLVEPILNPGDEKQAIGRIHRFGQTKPTKVHRFIVNGTIEENILSLIASADDTTTLSTHWDLENMTLEGLKKLFILRNTN; encoded by the exons ATGGAGCATGGAGTTGTTTTGTGCGAAATAGCAGAGGAAATCTCCCCAGAAGGCCCGGAAGAGCCGTCAGAGTTTGCCTTTGGGAAGCGACGATGGAGGGTCAGGGAATTTTTGACCGAAAAAGCAGAGGCTATCGGGATTTGCATACAAGAAT GTCTGGAGGCGCGAACCAGGAAGCTGAGCTTCAAGGCGATCAAACAGGAGTCGGGAATATGGAAGCTGGTCCTCTTTCACGACCAGCGAATCGCTAGAGCTCGTCCCGCCGAGTTGCAAATGGCTGACATACTCCTTCCATTAATATTTCGAGACTACACGCCAAGTCTAGAGTTCGAAGTGGCGGAGCAGGAGCGCCTGCACCAGCGGCCCCTTAAAACATACGTGACCACCAAGCTGTATGACGCGCTCTACGACCGTCATTTAAAAGCCACGAATGTATCCCAAGATCAGAAACTACTCCTGCCAAATCGCTTCAAGTCGAAGCTGCGAAAGTATCAGGAGCGAACAGTCATCTGGATGCTTCAAAGGGAACAGAAGCCTGCCGAAATTACTGCCAATTATACGCCTCTCTATTCTGTAGACGGTATTAGTAGGGTTTTCAAACACAATTACTGCCTTCAGTTTTACGCCCATGAAGATGCACTTCCAAAGATATTACTCCCCCCCGGAGGCATTTTGGCGGACGAAATGGGGTTGGGAAAGACTGTCGAGTTCCTGGCAATGTTGCTGATGAACCCCAGGCCGCCGGAGTCCTGCAACAATACGTATTGGCACGCCAAAATTGAAGAAATTGAGAGCGAAGTCCCTCTTAAGCTGATGCGAAAGGGAAACGGCGGTGAAGCATTCTGCGTCTGCACCTCAAAGAAAGGTGCTCGGGTGCAATGTTCAAAGTGCCGCCTCTGGCAGCACAAACATTGCATGAATAGTTCCGATGACATACCTCACCTCTGTCCCAACTGCTGGGCGGATGTGGTTGAATCCTCAGGTCGGCTTGTAGAAACGGGAGCCACGTTCATCGTCTCACCCAACGCCATTAAGATGCAGTGGTTCCGCGAAATGAAGAAGCACATTTCCCCAAACCTAAAGGTCCTGGTCTACAGAGGCTTGCATACTGGGGCTGGCAACTGGTACAGTCCTCTGCACCTAGCTGAGTACGATGTGGTCCTTACCGACTATGTTACGCTGCGCAACGAGATCTACCATACGGCGGATTTCGTTTCCGACCGTCAGTTGCGCCACCAGCGGTTGTACATGCGATCCAACAGTCCTCTCTTGATGGTCAACTGGTGGCGCGTGTGCCTGGACGAGGCTCAG ATGGTAGAGAGCAACACGTCGGCGGCAGCAGAAATGGTACGGAAGCTGCCGGCTATCAATCGCTGGGCCGTCACCGGCACCATTGATGACTTGCCGCCATTACTGGAATTTGTGGGTCGAACAGAGGCCACTCAGCCGCCGGACGCCTGGAAGACGGTGCACAAGGCCTTTCAGCTCAACCATCAAACCGAACCGCTGCTCGACCTACTCCAACACAGTCTTTGGCGAACGTGCAAGTCCAAGGTCGAGCATGAACTGGGGATACCGCCGCAGATGGAGTTGGTGCACCGCCTGGAACTAAGCAACGTGGAAGCCCTCTACTATCGCGAGGAGCACTTTAAGTGTCATGAGCAGTTCCTGGCCGCAGTCGCCAAACACACACGCCACAATCCTGACAATAGTTCCTGCCTGGCGTCCATTTCTCCGCAGTTGTTGCGAGTAATCCTGAAGCCCTTTCTTCGCATCCGACAGACCTGCTCCGTGCCCGTGGTGCACAACAGCACCGTATCAAGCACAGACTACCTCAACCCGCAGGACCTTTTGGAGCGCCTCAAGTCAAATAATGAGACGGAATGCAAGTCCGAGCTGCGCAGCTGGGCTTCCTCCTACAATGGCTTGGCTGCCATTCACTTTATTCGCGAGGACTTCCCCCAGGCCATCAAGCACTATAAGCTGCTGCTTAAACTAGCTGCGGACTACAACAAGGATAGTATATC TGTGGACAGTGTGCTGCAGATTCACGCCATCTATAACCTACTCCAGGCTAGTGACGCCGCTGCGCCGTGCGAAAGGGTTTCTGAGGCGGAGAAACAGACCTACGAGTCACAAATGAAGCTATTGGAGTGGAAGTATCTGCAGGACAATGTAGCGGTTCTCCAGGCGGCTCTTGGCTCCTACGAATCCAAACTAAACGAGCTGTGCGAATTAGGAAATAAGTTTAAGGACAACGTTGTGCGTTTGCTGGCTACGGTGGTCAATCATAAGCCGGCCCTGCATAATTCCATATGGAACAAAGTGCGGGATGACTTCGCCCGCAAGAATATCTCCATGAAAAAGCTTCTGAATGTAGACTCCATGTCTGGCATGGTGTATGTTGTGGATTTATGGTTCCAGAAGGTACAAAATTTGAACGATCACGTCATTAAGGAGATTGAATTCTTAAAAGAAATAATGGAGAGTGCTTGTGGCGCCATTAAGATGGGTGCGCCCCTTTCGCAGGAAATGCACAATTTTATAGCAACTGTAACAGACTGCCATCTGGCTGATATTCTG GACGACAAGCCGAATGACAACCCAGAAAAACCAAAGAAACCACGACACTGCCGTCTCTGCAAGATTAGGGACTGTCTTAACCAGTTTGAGTGTCTAGTCTTTGCCAAAGAGCTCGACGATGACGCCGAAGCAACCGAGGGCCTCGAAGTGCCTAGCATGGAGATTAGTCTCATAACAA GCATCTTCAACTTCCTGCGCTCCAAGCCCGCCTTCGCCGAGTGGCAAACGGAACTGCAACACCAGTTGGATTTTCTGACTTGCCTCCAAAGTGTCGTGAAGCTGCAGATCAAGTACTGGATTGAGGTCGAGTACATGGTAAAGGCCTTTGACGAACTGGAGATGTGCAAAATGCGCATTCTTCTGACCGACGATCCGGATGAGCAATCGAACTACCGCATCCTGGCCTGCCAGTTGGACGAACAGCTGCAGTTCAATCAGGTGAACTTGCAGGAATCGCAGCTTAACTTCACGAGACTGTTTGGACGCCTGAAGTACCTGAAGCATCTGAAGGAGGATGCCACTGACAAGCCGTGTCCCATTTGCCAGACGCACGACGACCTGAGG TATGTGATGATGGTCTGCGGTCACTTCGTGTGCCAACTCTGCCTTGAGAACATGAAGAAGAGTACATTGCACGGGATCTCCAAGTGTCCCATATGTCGCCAGGACTCTCCGCA ATTATACTACTCGGTGCGGCGAGAAGCAGGAGTCTCCATTGCCGGTGACTTCTCCACAAAAATCTCTAGCATTGTGGAACAACTGCTGAAAATAAGGTCCGCAGACCCACATGAGAAAATCTTGATCTTTTCGCAATGGCAAGCCATTTTGTTCCAAATCTCCAAAGCTCTGGCCTTAAACAAGATCGAATTTCGGAGCAAGTGCGTCGAGCAGGATTTTGCGGACTTTAAG AATCCCAATCTCAACGTAACCTGTTTGTTGATGCCGCTGTCAAAGGGCTCCAAAGGACTCAATCTAATAGAAGCGACGCATGTCTTCCTAGTGGAACCCATCCTAAATCCAGGAGACGAAAAACAGGCAATCGGCCGCATCCACCGATTCGGTCAAACAAA GCCCACCAAAGTACATCGTTTCATCGTAAACGGAACGATTGAGGAGAACATACTTTCATTGATTGCCTCAGCCGACGATACCACGACACTGTCCACCCACTGGGATCTAGAGAACATGACGCTCGAGGGGCTCAAAAAGCTGTTTATCCTTCGGAATACAAATTAG
- the fmt gene encoding serine/threonine-protein phosphatase 6 regulatory subunit 3, translating to MFWDKGYAPSANIEALLEKENSTLEEFLDEEDILQECKTQKKNLVNYFTRPEVIRRLVELITTEPNEDVPMAQRFRYANMSCEILTLGLPSLDEKLLTDPETLQLLYSYLEKEPPLNPLLSSFFSKTFSMLFTKKPEQDWFLYQHMCLQLLEYIKSQKTFLDFICKHFDTPVIPDLIMQMMKDIEGGQLKRNLFEWLTEDKIVERLIAILRNPQETEKHANVADFFCDLINQGRLMRQTEQENDSFEPAFDGSNPILKTIESADTIEALLNVILEPNAQESAILSGISVVLTLIKPITFTDEPNSDRQRLLQKREREFHQEVQETVITVMAPRLQEFVHVLKNPPAKPTLETTAAVLTPPFGKTRLQVCRVFTALLETKHETIHQAICATEYFSLLLEYFKQYCWNNFLHSELEKALHLVFYNELSNNNTGSTEVTDFFTADCLINAFLKVDTEDVEVKNALNDMKRELDSAAKALAGDKEEPQEKTTDVEIAAEAQAEETPTETVATDSVENHEENTEVDGQIAAEQQEEELTLNDLDKTKAAPSAPPSELQTHLIVNCHLVSKLVDYWQHNAQAQAAEKGRRLGYMGHLIKILRHITNCISESEHIAALISSSLSDEAEQALWQSLIDAETGEFTLAAKQQTKLLANCNPHEENEYSVGSKDYEIGETNAWDIGALTYSNMGYSDLDNTLQDIVFTMDNDQNLFQFGRNIDDEDDDDDEHGDHSGAGDGHGPGHGMFTKNSITLSNLADPWDMDVQFSDIPGVAAQVPTGTANWGADFNADNFADFDAHFSTFGSDLGMPTTAPPEDVSSEDKPATPEVNKDTQERPPAENSDASIQNNSHDQQAEYDNNANVEKAISEKLSEAGVAEATSIVTRLQSVLLDGEDDYEDDEGMWTKPLGADRATEAEQTTPVLNGPTSKVNEFNHANDNSSSDVDGHEAGNITAEQQKLAASATKTNNVEIATTTT from the exons ATGTTTTGGGACAAGGGTTATGCGCCCTCCGCGAATATAGaggcgctgctggagaaggag AACTCCACACTGGAGGAATTCCTGGATGAGGAGGACATACTACAGGAGTGCAAGACGCAAAAGAAGAACCTGGTAAACTACTTTACACGTCCCGAGGTCATCCGGCGTCTGGTGGAGCTGATCACAACCGAGCCGAATGAAGATGTACCCATGGCGCAGCGTTTCCGCTATGCGAACATGTCCTGTGAGATACTCACACT CGGCCTGCCGTCCCTGGATGAAAAGCTTCTGACCGACCCGGAGACCCTTCAGCTTCTGTATTCATATCTGGAAAAGGAACCACCGTTAAATCCATTGCTATCGTCGTTTTTTAGCAAAACGTTTAGCATGCTCTTTACCAAAAAGCCTGAACAAGATTGGTTTTTGTATCAACACATGTGCCTACAACTCCTGGAGTATATTAAATCGCAGAAGACCTTTTTGGATTTCATTTGTAAACACTTTGACACACCTGTCATACCTGATTTAATAATGCAAATGATGAAGGACATCGAGGGTGGTCAACTCAAAAGGAACCTTTTCGAA TGGCTAACTGAAGATAAAATTGTTGAGAGACTGATTGCAATATTGCGTAATCCTCAAGAAACCGAAAAACATGCAAATGTTGCCGACTTTTTCTGTGATCTTATTAACCAAGGGCGCCTGATGCGTCAGACCGAGCAGGAGAACGATTCGTTTGAGCCGGCCTTCGATGGCTCCAATCCCATTCTAAAGACAATTGAATCCGCAGACACAATTGAAGCCTTGTTAAATGTGATTTTGGAACCAAACGCTCAGGAGAGCGCCATCTTATCAGGAATATCGGTTGTACTTACGCTTATTAAGCCAATTACCTTTAC AGATGAGCCCAACTCGGATCGCCAGCGTTTGCTTCAGAAACGTGAGCGGGAGTTCCACCAGGAAGTACAGGAGACTGTGATCACTGTGATGGCGCCACGCCTCCAGGAATTTGTTCATGTGCTCAAGAACCCGCCCGCG AAACCAACACTCGAAACGACGGCAGCCGTGTTGACGCCCCCATTTGGCAAGACTCGCTTGCAAGTGTGCCGCGTGTTCACCGCCCTGCTGGAAACTAAGCACGAGACCATTCATCAGGC TATTTGTGCAACGGAGTACTTTAGTCTGTTGTTGGAGTACTTTAAACAATACTGCTGGAACAACTTCTTGCACAGCGAACTGGAAAAGGCCCTGCACTTGGTGTTCTACAACGAGCTCTCCAATAACAACACGGGTTCCACGGAGGTCACAGACTTTTTTACCGCCGACTGCCTCATAAACGCTTTCCTGAAAGTTGACACTGAAGATGTCGAGGTCAAGAATGCCCTAAACGACATGAAGCGAGAGTTGGATTCGGCTGCCAAAGCTCTGGCTGGTGACAAAGAAGAACCGCAAGAAAAGACAACTGACGTCGAGATAGCTGCAGAAGCTCAAGCTGAAGAAACGCCCACTGAAACTGTTGCAACCGATTCTGTTGAGAACCACGAAGAGAATACCGAAGTTGATGGTCAAATCGCGGCGGAGCAGCAGGAAGAGGAGCTCACTCTTAACGATCTCGACAAGACTAAGGCGGCGCCCAGTGCCCCTCCCTCGGAATTGCAAACTCAT TTGATTGTCAACTGCCATTTGGTGTCCAAGCTGGTTGACTACTGGCAGCACAATGCCCAGGCGCA gGCCGCCGAAAAGGGTCGTCGCTTGGGCTACATGGGACaccttattaaaattttacgcCACATCACGAATTGTATATCGGAATCCGAACATATCGCCGCCTTGATCTCCTCCAGCCTAAGCGACGAGGCCGAGCAGGCACTCTGGCAGTCCCTAATCGATGCGGAAACGGGAGAGTTCACCTTGGCAGCTAAGCAGCAGACAAAACTGTTGGCCAATTGCAATCCTCACGAGGAGAATGAGTACAGTGTGGGTTCAAAAGATTACGAGATAGGCGAGACGAACGCTTGGGACATTGGAGCTCTGACATACAGTAACATGGGCTACAGCGATCTGGATAACACGCTACAGGACATAGTGTTTACGATGGACAACGACCAGAACCTGTTTCAGTTTGGACGCAACATTGACGATgaagacgatgatgatgatgaacaTGGCGACCATTCGGGAGCAGGCGACGGCCATGGGCCCGGACACGGAATGTTTACGAAAAACTCCATCACCCTGAGCAACCTGGCAGATCCCTGGGACATGGATGTCCAGTTCTCCGACATTCCTGGTGTGGCAGCCCAGGTCCCCACTGGCACTGCCAACTGGGGGGCCGACTTCAATGCTGATAACTTTGCTGACTTCGATGCGCACTTTAGCACGTTCGGTAGTGATCTGGGCATGCCCACAACCGCACCTCCTGAGGACGTGTCTTCGGAAGATAAGCCTGCCACCCCTGAAGTGAATAAGGATACCCAGGAACGTCCACCCGCTGAGAATTCCGATGCGTCAATCCAGAATAACAGCCACGATCAGCAGGCGGAATATGACAACAATGCCAACGTGGAAAAGGCCATCAGCGAAAAGCTGTCCGAAGCCGGCGTTGCGGAGGCCACTTCTATCGTAACACGGTTACAATCTGTGCTGCTGGACGGCGAGGACGATTACGAGGACGATGAGGGCATGTGGACTAAGCCCCTAGGAGCAGATCGTGCAACGGAGGCAGAACAAACTACTCCGGTATTAAATGGGCCAACCAGTAAAGTGAATGAGTT CAATCATGCCAAcgacaacagcagcagcgacgTCGATGGCCACGAGGCCGGAAACATTACAGCGGAGCAACAGAAATTGGCCGCCAGCGCCACCAAGACGAACAATGTAGAGATTGCCACTACAACCACATAA
- the LOC108129157 gene encoding zinc finger protein 555, which translates to MEQERSQYSVHSVCRICLNRLPENGSGGHDLFQEPGLAKKLCVCTSLAVEPQDGFPKCLCFICYTKLDDMHQFQKLCVDSVRKFQDMVARNVFCPPANAQIKTFDVLSVAGNEAELVGQEEEDRINFDPLLDHKMELIENEDVFKMLEHVDKEAELVEKEVKQDEMDSADLINLFAGDSSEESDNEDVDFDPNSSDDDMPLAQRVRGSTMPAIKPKVGRSAKKEEEGLLSGSDEHDEDGEKSRTQRKKIPPGERHLHRIIDCHICHQKFKKAIRYEEHMKHHNDLLPFQCTVESCRKGFTTAGGLRLHIDHAHTELSEVHSCSVDGCGKTFPRVRLLTFHMKKAHGISKAAAPPRDYPCTECDKVFRCPMALKKHMYKHDGKELPFPCNICGKRFVINSALKDHLMRHAGIKNYVCPYCGVGKTTRQEWNTHILTHTQEKKFKCHICEHASHNKQSLANHIKIVHEKIKNYACQYCGKTFGKSHACKIHEMTHTGEKRCECKVCGKKFLYPKSLTKHLKTHEKRVLRAIETYRQRQVEMGEVSGDQLLNTPDLAGVAIEGVAAEPIIVSQTAADELLKVCAESVATIPKDPRRVERVDIAQLAGTAVNPIPSVSVPSWSPQVNFTKKEGKHICPGCGQGFNNIGNMKRHYKIIHEKVKDFACRFCPKRFAKAQTLRHHEWIHTGEKPFECKTCGTHFRQETALKRHQRTHENRPPVISPKFYAAREELEEQERSKREAKRQAEAKRKEIAEAAKEQLSSLHKLEQTDRNLHSYDEYKEAAAERAAASAELQAQQIEENEVKRHADEERRRIQEAAHEQLHRLQHQQEVDRAQSSYDGYYAQKAQAEGSSLDDLKIDHV; encoded by the exons ATGGAGCAGGAGCGTTCCCAATACTCGGTGCACTCAGTCTGCCGAATCTGCCTAAACCGACTGCCCGAGAACGGATCTGGAGGTCATGACTTGTTCCAAGAGCCGGGGCTGGCCAAAAAGCTATGTGTGTGCACGTCGCTGGCGGTGGAGCCCCAGGACGGTTTTCCTAAATGCCTGTGCTTCATCTGCTACACGAAATTGGACGACATGCACCAGTTCCAGAAACTCTGCGTGGACTCCGTTCGGAAGTTCCAGGACATGGTGGCCAGGAACGTTTTTTGCCCGCCGGCAAATGCTCAAATCAAAACATTCGACGTCCTGAGTGTAGCTGGAAACGAGGCAGAGCTGGTggggcaggaggaggaggatcgCATAAACTTCGACCCTCTGTTGGATCACAAAATGGAGCTGATTGAGAACGAAGATGTGTTTAAGATGCTGGAGCACGTTGACAAGGAGGCTGAGCTGGTGGAGAAAGAGGTGAAGCAAGACGAAATGGATTCTGCGGATCTGATTAACCTGTTTGCCGGGGATTCTTCGGAGGAGAGTGACAACGAAGATGTGGACTTTGATCCCAACAGCAGCGACGACGACATGCCCTTGGCACAGCGGGTCAGGGGTAGTACCATGCCAGCGATAAAACCGAAAGTGGGCCGATCGGCAAAGAAAGAGGAAGAAGGATTGCTATCCGGTTCCGATGAGCATGATGAGGACGGTGAAAAGTCAAGGACCCAGCGTAAGAAAATTCCGCCTGGTGAGCGACACCTGCACCGGATCATCGACTGTCACATCTGCCACCAGAAGTTCAAGAAGGCCATACGTTATGAGGAGCACATGAAGCACCACAACGACCTACTACCCTTCCAGTGCACGGTGGAGAGTTGCAGGAAAG GTTTCACAACCGCTGGAGGATTAAGGTTGCACATTGACCATGCCCACACGGAGCTGTCGGAAGTGCATTCGTGCAGCGTGGATGGCTGTGGAAAAACATTCCCCCGAGTCCGCCTTCTTACTTTTCACATGAAAAAGGCGCACGGAATCAGCAAGGCAGCGGCTCCGCCTAGGGACTACCCGTGCACCGAGTGCGACAAGGTCTTCCGGTGCCCAATGGCTCTAAAGAAGCACATGTACAAGCACGACGGCAAGGAACTACCTTTCCCATGCAACATCTGTGGCAAGCGGTTTGTGATCAACAGTGCATTGAAGGACCATTTGATGAGGCACGCCGGAATCAAGAACTACGTTTGTCCGTACTGTGGAGTGGGAAAAACGACGCGGCAGGAATGGAACACACACATCTTAACCCACACTCAGGAGAAGAAGTTCAAGTGCCACATCTGCGAGCATGCCTCGCACAACAAGCAAAGTTTGGCGAACCACATCAAGATAGTCCACGAGAAGATCAAAAACTACGCCTGTCAGTACTGTGGCAAAACATTTGGGAAGTCGCATGCCTGCAAGATCCACGAGATGACGCACACGGGTGAAAAGCGCTGCGAGTGCAAG GTTTGCGGAAAGAAATTCTTGTACCCCAAGAGCCTTACGAAGCACCTGAAGACGCACGAGAAACGGGTGCTGAGGGCCATCGAGACCTACCGCCAGCGGCAGGTGGAAATGGGTGAAGTATCTGGCGATCAATTGCTCAATACTCCGGATCTCGCAGGAGTTGCAATCGAAGGAGTTGCCGCGGAGCCCATCATAGTTTCCCAAACCGCTGCCGATGAGCTGTTGAAGGTGTGCGCAGAATCCGTGGCCACCATTCCCAAAGACCCACGCCGCGTTGAACGCGTGGACATCGCCCAGTTAGCGGGCACTGCTGTGAATCCGATACCCTCTGTTTCAGTGCCCTCGTGGTCGCCGCAAGTGAACTTTACGAAGAAGGAGGGCAAGCATATCTGCCCCGGATGTGGGCAGGGATTCAACAACATTGGGAACATGAAGCGTCACTACAAGATCATCCATGAGAAAGTTAAGGACTTCGCCTGCCGCTTCTGCCCGAAGAGATTTGCAAAGGCCCAGACCCTGCGGCACCATGAGTGGATTCACACTGGCGAGAAGCCTTTCGAATGCAAGACCTGCGGCACGCACTTCCGCCAAGAAACAGCGTTGAAGCGCCACCAGCGCACCCACGAGAATCGACCCCCGGTGATTTCACCCAAGTTCTATGCAGCGCGCGAGGAGCTGGAGGAACAGGAGCGGAGCAAGAGGGAGGCCAAGCGTCAGGCGGAGGCCAAACGGAAAGAAATAGCAGAAGCGGCCAAAGAGCAGCTTTCCTCGCTGCACAAGCTGGAGCAGACAGACCGAAATCTACATTCATACGATGAATACAAGGAGGCGGCGGCGGAACGAGCAGCTGCGTCTGCTGAACTTCAGGCACAACAGATCGAGGAGAACGAGGTGAAGCGGCATGCCGACGAAGAGCGACGCCGCATCCAGGAGGCTGCCCACGAACAACTTCATCGCCTGCAGCACCAGCAGGAGGTCGATCGAGCGCAAAGCTCCTACGATGGCTATTACGCTCAGAAGGCTCAGGCTGAGGGCTCCAGCCTCGACGACTTAAAGATAGACCATGTGTGA